The nucleotide sequence TAAGGGGTCTTTGCGGAGACGGTGGCGTAGACAAAGGGCAATGACGCGGCGGATGTCGTCTACAGTGGCTTCGGTGCGTCCTTCCAAGGCTGCGATCGCTTTGGCGGCCCTGTTGGTCACGATGTCACCCCGCAGACCATCCACATCCAATTCTGAGCAAACAGAGGAAATGTTTACCCGCAGTTCGTACTCCATCTTGACCGAGGGTAGTAACTCCTGGGCGCTGACTAGCTTTTGTTGCAACTCTTGTTGCTTGTCCTGGTACTTTTCGAGAAACTGCTGCGGATTTTGGTCAAACTCGGCTCGTTGCTCTACAATTTCCACTCGCAACGCTGGTTCTTTCACCGTGCGGATTTCAGCGTGCATTCCGAAACGGTCGAGCAATTGGGGGCGCAGTTCGCCTTCTTCCGGGTTGCCGGAACCCACCAACACAAACCGGGCAGGGTGGCGAATCGAAATGCCTTCCCGTTCTACGGTGTTCCAGCCACTAGCTGCTGAGTCCAGCAGCACATCTACCAGGTGGTCGTCAAGTAAGTTGACTTCATCCACGTAGAGAATACCCCGGTTAGCTTTAGCGAGGAGTCCAGGTTCAAAGGCTCTGACTCCTTGGGATAAAGCTTTTTCGATGTCGATGGTGCCGCAAACGCGGTCTTCTGTGGCACCAAGGGGCAGGTCAACCATCTGGACTTTTTTCTTGGCGACGGGTATTTCCTGTTGCTGTGCAACCAGGTCGCGCACGGTGTCGCTCATCACGTCGGGGTCGTTGGGATCGCTATTGAAGGGGTCATCAGCAACGACTTCGATTTCGGGCAATAGGTCAGCCAACGCCCGGATGGTGGTGGATTTGCCAGTGCCGCGATCGCCCATAATCATGACACCGCCAATTTTGGGGTCAATTACATTCAGCAGCAAAGCCAGTTTCATCTCTTCCTGACCGACGATCGCAGTGAAAGGAAAAACCGCACGGCTTGCTCTTTTTTCAGGCGCTGAGGCAGTCGGACTCACAGAATTTTTACTCCGGGCTTGTTATTGACAGACTTTCATTGTGCCACTTTTATCCCTTAAAAATTCTAATTCACAACTTAAAAATGATTACATTTTCAACTATGGAGTGCTAATCCCCTAGCTCCCTGTGCTACCCAGTCCCCAATCCCCAATCCCCAATCCCTTATTAACTATGGAGTGGTAATCCCCTAGCTCCCTGTGCTACCCAATCCCCAATCCCCAATCCCTTTATTAACTATGGAGTGGTCATCCCCTAGCTCCCTCTGCTACCCAGCCCCCAATTCCCAATCCCCAGTCCCCAATCCCCCTCATCGCGGCACCCCTGAAGAGGTACTTCTAATTTCTGGCTCCGCACTTGTGAGTCCCAAATCTTGTCTAGGCATGACCGACTGTTGTAAAGTGCCAGAATCTATTAGGCGTTTCAAATCGTTTAGCACCTCTAAAGTTGTCTGGTAACGGTCGAGGAAGTGGTAACGCACCATTTTATCGATGATGTTGGCAAATTCCTCCTGAACTGAGGCGAAATCGCGCCAGATGACGTTGCAGGTTTCGTCACTTGAAAGCTTTTGGGGAGATATGCCCGTCAGCGCCTCAATGCCAATTATGCCAACAGCGTAGATATCGCTACTGAAGTTTGGCTTACCTTTGTATTGCTCAGGCGGCGTGTAACCTTTCGTACCAATGGCAACGGTGAGATTTTCCTGTTCGTTAGGGTTTTGGGGTTGCATTTGTTTAACCGCTCCAAAGTCAATCAAAAACAGTTTATTGTCTTTTTCGCGGCGGATAATGTTGCTGGGTTTGATATCCCGGTGGATTACGTAGTTTTCATGGATAAAAGCCAAAGTTTCCAGAATCCCATACAGTATTTCAGCTACTTGCGCTTCTGGTAGGCGCTTGTCTACTGGTAATTCGTCGCTCAACGGATGACCTTTGACAAATTCTTCAACTAAGTAAAATTCTTGGTTTTCTTCAAAATAAGCTAATAATTGGGGAATTTGAGGATGATGACCCAACTGTTCTAGAATTTCAGCTTCTGTGTGAAACAGTCGTCTTGCCAGTTGCAAGAATTTTTCATCGCGATGAGCAGGCATCAAGTGCTTAATTACACACAGGGGATTACCAGGTCGCTTGGTATCTTCTGCTAGATATGTGTGACCAAAACCGCCGGAAGCTAAACCCCGAACGGTTTTGTAGCGTCCTGCTAGTAGGGAACCACCCCGGCGATCGCCTATTTGTCCGGCTAAGGACAATGGTAAGAGAGGCCGCTTTGATTGCTCGTTGTGCAGATCGGCGGCTTTGGTAGTCGCGTCTGGATTGTCTTCCCAGACCGCAGTCGAACTATCATCTGTGACCGAAGATTGTTCAGGAGCGATCGCTGTTGAATCATCATCCTTTAGCGCCCAAGATTGTTCAGGAGCGATCGCTCCTGTCGCTAACGTCTCCTGCCGTTTTTCTTTCAGCAGCGCTTGCATCTCCAGCAGGTTGTTCTGCTGTTCCCGAACCAAAAGCGCAATCTTTTTATGCTCTTTCTCGGCTTGGTGAGTATTGTAAGCCATCACCCCAGCACCAGTCATCACCAAAGCCAAGGCTGGCGGCACCAGCGGCACCCATCCCGCCTGAGTAAACAGAAGCCAGCAAGTTCCAGACAAAACCGCTAAGCACGCCCCTTCTGCTAGTGCCAGATGCCCTGGATGCCGCAGCCGAAAAGCCACCAGTCCGCCGACTACAGACCAGCCTACCAGCCAAAGTGCTTCTCCCCACTCAGGCCAGAACCAAAATTGACGATGGCCATCCAGACTAGCACTGAGAATCTGACTTACCATCTGGGCATGAATCACAACTCCGGGCATTTTGCGGTTTCCCGTCACTCCAGCGCTGTAAGGAGTATAAAAAGCATCATCAACGCTGGCGGCGGTGACACCGATGAGAACGATGCGGTCTTTTACCAAGTTTTCGTCAACCTGACCGTTGAGAACTTGGGACATTGTGACTTGCTTTGCCGGATATTTGGGGGCGCGGTAATTTAGCAGGATTTGATAACCGCGTGTATCTTCCCCTATATATCCTCCATCATTGGCTTCTAGCGGTTTAAATACGGCATTTTTTATTTTGAGATAACCTTCCTCACTCTCTGTTGGTTTAATTCCTTCTTTTTCCAAGTAACGTTGTACCAGCTGGAAGCCCAAGGAGTTAAAGTTAGGACAAGGCTGGTGAGCGGATGGAGAGACAAATAACAAACCCCGGCGGATAACGCCATCAGAATCAGTTTTCCCTATATCGGCAAAGCCAGCGCGGTCATCGGCAATCTTGGGCGGTGGTGGCGTGCCAGGGGCTTCCCCGTCTTTGACTGCACACACAGGAACGATGCGGCGATCGCTACTCATCAGCTTGGAGAATGCCGCATGACCCGGTTCTACTGGCAAATCGCGATAAATATCTAGCCCGATAGCACGCGGATTTTTTGAGAGCAATTTTGTCAATAACTGCTGCATCACGCCATCAGTTATTGGGTACTTTTTGTAAGTTTGGATGTCCGCTTCCGTGACAGCCACCACCAACAGCCGGGGGTCTGGTTCTTTCTCAGGTAGCAGCCGCACCATTTGATCATAAGCACCCAGTTCCAAGGTTTCCAGCAGACCCTGCTGCCGCACCCCCACCACAAAGATACTGACTGCCACACTCACTACAACTGTTGGTAGCCTCCATACTGAGGCACCTGTGCGTACCAGACGCGATCGCATTCCACTGAAATTCGGCTTTGAGAGCTGAGCCATTACATAAATGTCAGGTTATAAGATTAGAAGCCAAGGAAGGCTGTCAGCCTAAAACGTTCCCTACCCTTAAAGAACCCTTACGGTGTCAGAACTTGCTAATTTTTCCCACCGCTACGGCTGTTGGGTAAGAGCTTGCCTACAGACGTTTGGAGCCTTCAACAGCTTCTTTGAACCAATGCCCCTGACCATGCTTGCATTTTAGTACCCATCGTTGGCAGACTTAATCTACCATTTAGCTTGATTTTAATTTTTTTTTGAGATATTTGCCGATTTATAGCTCGGTTTTTGATATTTCAGAGCGAATCTTATGTACGTTTTCCTCCCAATTCATGCCATCAAAAGGAACGATGTAAAAACGAGACAAGACATCACCATCCAAACAGCGCACGTTGACATCAATCGAGTCGGGATGGGAGCGGGGGCGATAAAATGGGTGAATCCCACAAACACGACAGAAAGTGTGCTTGGCAATACCAGTGTTGAAGGTATAGGTTGTCAAAACCTCTGCACCAGACAGTAAGGTAAAATGCTCCGGTGGCACGATTAAATGTAAAAAACCCTTCTTTCTACAGATGGAGCAGTTGCAATCATCTGCCTTATGCTCGTCCACTATGACGCGAAAGCGCACTGCGCCACAGTGACAGCCGCCTTCATAAGTAACCAGTTCTTCTGATGCGCTCATTTCGCAGAATCTTGGGCTAAATGGCGGTGGTTTTGATGCCGATGGTAGACCCCAAGACATGATAACCGCCTAGTGTGGCAAGCATAGCACCGATGAGTATGTAGGTGGGCAAAAGCCTAGGTAAAAAAATTTGAAGTAGACAGCTAAAATATTCTGGTGCATGAATGTATTAGAAGTATTCATAAACGATATGATGTGTTAACAATTTGCTCAATACCCCATATACTCAGTTGCGGTGTTCAACGCCAGTAAAGTCGGGTTAAAGTGAGGTTGGTCAGAGTGCGTCAGTTCTGTGTGTGGTTAAGTTGCAGTTAAGAAGCAAGAACGATGAGTGATAAAAGTATGGCATTTCTGGCCGGGGCTGCCTTCGCTGGAATTGCGGCTATCGTCTTGCTGAAGACAGGAGGTAGTGCAGGCCAAACTAACCTATCCGCTTATACTGCGGTGCCACCGCCACCGCTTGGTCAGCCTTCGATGACCGGGCAGCTGCCGCCGCCTCCTCCTGCTGCTAACGCGATCGCGCCGCAGGATCAGACTCAATCTTCTTCCTATTGTCTACGACAGCAGAACGACACAGAACGTCTCAGAGATCAGCTGGAACAGCAGCGGAATGAAACTGAGCAGATGAAACTTCAACTGCGGAATCAGCAGACGCTTATCGAGGCTCTGACGACGCAGGCAAAAACAAATGTGCTGGGGGGACAGGTAAACTCAGCGACTTTGGCAACCGCGGGGCAGCCGAATAATCAAATTCTTTCCGGTGTACTCTGGGCATTTGGAGGAATCGTTTTAACTTTGTTTGGTGGCATTGTCGTTGCAGGAATTTTTGTTGTGTTCTCGCAACAGCAGCGTCATTCCCGGACAGTGCAAGTGATTCATCCGATTCCTACTCATCCGCCAAGTGTAACTCAAAGAAGGCGTTCTGAGTTTCTGCCGCCTCGGTTGGAAAGCAGACGAGATGACCCGATAGATTATGACAGGTATTAGTCAAGGGTTAATGACATTTAGCAATTAGCAATTAGCACCGAATTCCACTTCTCCCAGCGAGGTTTGCAACTACCGCAGCTAACTCGGCTGGTTCCACAGGTTTAGGTAAATGTATCTGGAAACCGGACATAAGCGATCGCGTCCGATCCTCAGCCCTAGCGTATGCTGTTAGTGCAGCAGCTGGAATCAGACCCCCTTGCTCTGGCGATAGCGCTCGTACCTTGGTGATCAAAGTATAGCCGTCTTCTTCAGGCATCCCGATATCACTGACTAAAACATCTGGCTTTGACTGTTTAATCAGCTCCATTGCCTCGCTCACCGATGCAGCTGCTTTTACTTGGGCTTTGCACTCTTCGAGTACCGTAGTCAGAAACAGGCGAGTATCAGCATTGTCATCGACCACAAGTACCTTTAACCCATCCAGCGAGGGCGGATTGAACGATACTCCACTTTCAACAGCTGCTGGCTGTACCCGCTCCCCATTGCTTGCCTCCACACGGACAGGCATAACTGGAAGTTTGACAATAAATGTCGCTCCCTTCCCCGCGCCTTCGCTGTGGGCGCGAACTGTTCCCCCGTGCAGTTCTACCAAGTTGCGGACAATCGCTAAACCTAGTCCGAGTCCGCTGTATTGCCTAGTGATAGAGCTATCAGCTTGACGAAACCGCTCAAAAACATAAGGCACAAAGTCGGGGTTGATGCCTTCTCCGGTATCGCTGATTGTAATCTCCACATGAGAGTTAATCCGTTCCAGGCTAACTTGAACACTCCCTTCCTTGGGCGTAAACTTAATCGCATTAGATACCAGGTTCCAGATTACCTGCTGCAAACGGTCTGAGTCGCCTGAAACTGGCCCGGCTGCCGGGTCGAGTATGCTTTGCAGCCGGATTGCCTTAGCCTCAGCCGCTGGGCGGACGGTATCAAGAGCCGCCTCAATCACTGTGGACAGTTCCACTGGGCGGACACTCAAGCGGAGTTTGCCTTGAATAATCCGGGAGACATCCAGCAAATCCTCAACCAGTTGTGCTTGCGCTCTGGCAGAGCGTTCAATTGTCTCCATAGCTCTAGCAGTAGTCGCTTCGTCAAACTTTCGAGTATTCAGCAGCCGCAGCCACCCTAGCATGGCATTTAGTGGCGATCGCAATTCGTGGGAAAGTGTCGCCAAAAATTCGTCCTTCATTCGGTTGGCTGCCTCGGCGGCGGCGCGTGCTTCCTGTTCCGAGGCGAGTAGCTGGGCACGTTCGTCCTCAGCTTGCTTGCGTTCGGTGAAGTCGCGCATGATTTTGACAAAGCCTCGCAACCCAGTTTCATCTTTTAAGGGTGTTACGAAGCCACTTGCCCAGAAACGGCTGCCGTCTTGGCGAACGTGCCAGCGCTCATCCTCAGCCCGACCTTCCGCTTCTGCTGTGTGGAGTTCCTTTTTGTCCTCGCCGCGCTCCAGGTCTTCTAGGGTAAAGATAATTGAAGAATGTTGTCCCAGGATCTCTGCTTCCTGATAGCCTAAAATGCGTTCTGCCCCAGCGCTCCAACGGACAACACGCGCCTCTGTATCGAGAAAGAAAATCGCGTACTCCTTCACATTTTCCAACAACAGGTGGAACCGCTCTTCGCTTACCCGCTGTGCTTCCTCGGCAAACTTGCGATCGCTGATGTCAGCTACTATGTAAACGGCACCTGTGAAAGCTTTGCTCTGGTCAAATATCGGATCTGCGGTGATGGCAAACCAGCGCGTACCGTTCTTTAGCTCTCTGCTTTCGCGACGCTGAGTTTGCTGAATGCTAGAAAAGGGACACTCCTCGATAGAACTCAGTATTTGTTGTAGGAGTTCCTGGTGAAAGCTACCCTCGATGTGGCTGAAGGGTTTCTCCAGAAGCTGACACATGGCGCTGTTACATCTCACAACTTTTCCTTCGGCATCGAGTAAACAAACACCGTCGCTTATTGCATCAAAGGTAGTCTGCCACTCCTTCGCTAAAGCCAGGGCCGATTCCTCAGCTTCTCGGATGCGGAGCAGCGCTTTGACAGTGGCGATCAATTCTATTGGCTCTACAGGTTGGGCTAGGTAGCCATCTGCACCGCCTTCTAATCCCTGTGCCTTATCTCGGCTCTTGACAAAACTAGCGGATAAATGTAACACGGGAATAAAGGACGTTTCAGGGTTTTCCTTAATCCGGCGACATACCTCAAACCCATCGATATCTGGAAGCTTTACGTCAAGGATTATTAAGTCGGGTTGTTGTGCTACCACCATTCGCAGACCAGCTTCGCCTGTTGCTGCTTCCTTCACCAGAAATCCGGCTTGTTTTAACATCCGGCTGACGACATAGCGGTTGGTTTCGTTGTCGTCTACGTGCAGAATAGTTACAACGCTATCATCCATGATTTTTTTCTCCAGGTTCCAGCACTAGCCCAGCTTTAAGCAGTGCTTCCCGACTTCGGGCGATCGCATCTTCCCGCAATGGATCTTTAGAGAGAATCGCTACCGTCCTCCGGGCAAGATCCCTTTTTTCCTCTTCTTCTAGCACTTTTGATGTATTAATAATTACCGGTATATTGCTAGTAGCGCGATCGCTTTTTAGAAGTTCTATCACCTCAAATCCGTTCATGTGTGGCATTGCCAGATCCAGAAAAATGCAATCCGGATTTTCTTCTCCCGCTAAGCGGATACCTTCGCGTCCATTTTCGGCTTCAAGGATTGTAAAATTAGCATAAGCTAATAATTGCTTTAGTAAATATCGGGATACTTTGTCATCGTCAATTATCAAAATTTTCTGTTGTCTCTTTTTATTAATAAGTTTATTAAAGTTATCCAATAGTAATAATCGCTCTACTGGTTTGACAAAAAACGCATCTGCTCCCAATTCTAGCGCTTTTTTATCGTTATTGATAACGGTAATCACGAGCAGGGGGATATCCCGCGTTGCTTCATTTTGTTTCATTTCTGAAATCAAATTCCAGGTATTTTGCTCTTTTAGTAATATGTCAGATATTACCGCAACAGGTTTAAACATCTCAAGAGCAAGTTGGGCTTCTTGGAGCGATCGCGCCTGAATAAGCTGATAATTTGAACCCTGGAAATACTTCTCGTAAGTAAAGAATGTCTCCTCGTTGTCCTCTATTACGAGTACAGGAAAACGAGACGGATCTAACTGCCAGTTTACATCTGGCACCACTGCCCCAAACTCGGAATTATTGTAGCTAATCGGTATGGTAGCAAAGAACGTTGACCCCTTTCCTAGCTCACTTGTTAAAGAAACATTGCCGCCCAGCAATTCGGTTAAATGCCGTGATAGAGAAAGTCCAAGTCCTGTGCCTTTAACCCGCTTTTGAAAAGCGGAATCTACCTGGACAAATTCCTCAAAAATTCGCTTTTTATCCTCCGGTGCAATGCCAATTCCGGTATCAGCCACCGAAAAAACTACCGTTCTACCAACCAATTTGGCAGCAATGCGAACTTCACCTTTTTCTGTATATTTGATTGCATTAGAAACAAAATTTCTCAGAATCTGAGCAACTTTGCCTTCATCAGTGTAGAGTGTGGGAATACCAACGGGTTCTTCAAAAATCAGAGAAATTGAAGAATTATAGGCGAGAAGAGGACGCAGCATCCCTCTTAAAGCGCCGAAAAGCTCGCTCACCTCAAACTCATTCGGATGAATAACAATTTTTCCCGCTTCAATCTTTGCCAGATCCAAAAGGTCGTTAACTAACTCCAAAAGGCCTTCACCTGATTGGCGGATAAACCTTACTTGCTTTTCTTGCTCATCTGTCAATTCCCCATCCATCCGATCTAGCAGTAGGCGGGACAGAGACAAAATAGAGTTTAGCGGTGTGCGAAACTCGTGACTCATATTCGAGAGAAATCGAGTTTTAAGTTCATTAGCGCGCTGTAAAGAATCAGCTTTTTCGTCTAATTCTGCATATAGTGCCACAACACCGCGATTAGTATCCTCCAGCTCACGATTGAGCTGAGCTAGCTCGGCTTGACGTTTTTCTAGTTCTTCTAGAGTGCGAAGCAGTTCTTGGTTTTGCTGCTGAATTTCCGAATAAGGATTTTCAGGCGATCGCATTATCAACTCATTAGCAATCTCACCCAAACGTTTTGTGGTGACTATAGGGCTGCGTTTAGGCAAATTTTTCCCCATCACCACTACTGTTCCTTGCTCAGGGGTTGAGTCAATGCGAAACTGATCCATCAGTCGTTTGCTGCCAATAATGCCTAACCCCATTCCCGTATTCGATGTATATTGTCCCTCTAGAATAGTCTTGAGATTAGGGATACCCCGCCCTTTGTCACGAATGGAAACCATGAATATTTGAGGCGATTCGCCTTCCACCCAAAATTGAATTTTTCCACCCTTTGCATATTGAAAAGCGTTGCGGGCAATTTCAGAAACCGCAGTAGCAATGCGCGTCCGATCTTGAGAGTCAAAACCCAACAACTCAGTAATCTGGCGCACCCGCTGACGTGTCATAACGACATCTTGTTCAAAGCGTATTTCTATAGTGAGGATAGTTATCTCTTCCTTAGCCATCGGTTATTTATTAATAGATATAGCAATCCTAAATCATTTATAAAACCTTCCGTCTCTCCTCTTTCTCTCTTGTTTCTCCTTTCTCTTCCTAAGCCTAAAGCGTAGGCTGAGCGGTTCATCAATTATTACAAACCCTGCAAAGATTGCTATATAGCGGTTCTCGGTTCGATGCGGTACACTCTGCTCTCTGTCTTGAGATTTGATTCTTACTCCCCTTCCCTACAAGGGAAGGGGTTGGGGGTTAGGTTATTCTGATGTACTTCACGCAACTGAGAACCGCTATAGTTTTTCAGTAAAACAAGCATCTTCCCCACCTTATTTGATAGCAGACAAGATGCCCGCCCAACAGTTATTATTAATTTTCCCGTGCGACCAGTACCGTGACATCATCGCGGTGTCGGGTAAAATCCCGGTATAGAACTCCAGCGAGCAGGCTGGGATGTTTTGCGGCTAAACCAGGATAACGATCTAAACGCCACTGCGTACCTAAACCGTCGGAGTGCATTATCAAAATCCCCCCTTTAGACCACTGATAAACAAACTCCTGAATTTTGCGAACCTCATGCCCGACAGTGCCGTTATGGGAAACCATACTGTAAGAACGGGCTAGTCCTATCTCTTGGTTGGGAGAAAGAACTGTGGCAGAAATGTTGCCCACTCCAGCAAAACAAACTGCTTGTTTTTCAAAGTTTACTTCAGCGATCGCCATTGCTGCTCCCCGTGTACTTCGCAAAGCTGCATGAGCTGCTTCAATAATTTCTTTAGGACTTTGACAGACATTCTCTCGAAATATCCTCACCGCTTCTAACGACGCTTCGGCGGCTAGAGGCCCGTGACCTAAACCATCTGCAACTAATAACAGAGTGCGATCGCCACAGCGATCTATTGCCCAAGCATCACCGGAAACCTCCTCACCTATTTTGGGCAAGCACACTACACCTATATCTATATCTATGTCTATATTGCTGCGTAGCGGCAATTCTTGGTTAGGACTAGCCCAGAGTTGGCTTAATAAGGCTGTCCCGACACTGGGAACAGAATGAATATCAAAAACAGTGGAGAGGCGAGCGATCGCGCCTAAGCCATTTCCCGGAGTTCCCGCCGTAGAATAGCCATCACGCAAACACTCGCTGATATTGCTCATTCCTGGCCCTTTGTCCAGCGCTAGGATTTCGATCCCCACGATGTTGTTTTTTTCCACAGCTTGGAGCAGCAACTGACCGTCGGTAGCGTGACGAACCAGGTTATTTGCCATCTCGGTGACAACAATGCCTACCTTCCCTCGTTCTGTTTCGTTGAAACCGAGACTACTGGCGAGGGATAAAGCCATCCGTCGCGCTTCACCAGCCTGACTAAACTCTAAGATGGGCAAGCCGACTGGATCTTTCATATAGTTACTTCCACTTGGTTATTGTGACGCAGGTGCCTTCGCCGACGTGGGAAACAATATTAAATTCGTTCACCAGCCGCTTTGTCCCGCTTAAGCCCATACCGAGTCCACCTCCGGTGGTGAAGCCGTCTTTTAGCGCTAGATCGATGTTTGGAATCCCTGGCCCCGAATCTTCAAAAGTCAAACGCAGACCACGACGAATTCCTTCATCTAATGCTTCTAGTTTGACTGTCCCGCCACCGCCGTAGTCCAAGGTGTTGCGTGCTAATTCGCTCGCCGCCGTGACGATTTTAGTCTGGTCTATCAGGCTAAAACCCAGTTCTACGGCAAACTGACGCACAGCTTGCCGTACTAGCACAACATCTGCCGAAGTGTTGATGCTCATGGTTTCATGCTTGTGCATCACCATCCAGAAACCCCCTTGGAGTGGAGACGCGATAGCCGCTGTCTCTACGTAGCGATCGCTGCAAAAGAGTCATTCCCTTCTCAACATTTAAGGCTGTGCGAACGCCTGTTAAGGAAAGTCCCAACTCTACTAAAGTGATGGCGACTGCTGGCTGCATTCCTACGACAACCGTTTGTGCATCTAGCACCTGCGACATCTTGGCAATGTTTCCCAGTATCCGCCCAATAAAGGAATCAACTATTTCCAATGCTGAGATATCGATCAGGACACCACGAGCATTTGTCTGGGTAATCCGGTTTGTCAGATCGTCCTGCAAGGTCATCGCTAGGCGATCGTGCATATCCACCTGAATAGTGACTAGGAGGAATTCGCCCATCTGAAGAATGGGGATGCGTTCCATTACAACTCCTTGCTTATTAAGTGGGTGTCTGGGAGCGAACGAACGCCACCCCCGTTCGCTTCAAGGCTAGAGCAAAGGCATCGGCTAAGGTAGCTTTGGTAATTACATCAGCCAGATCCACGCCTAGGTAGACGATGGTTTGAGCGATTTGGGGACGAATACCGCTGATGATGCAATCAGCACCCATCAGTCGAGCAGCTGTTACTGTTTTTAG is from Funiculus sociatus GB2-C1 and encodes:
- a CDS encoding ATP-binding SpoIIE family protein phosphatase; its protein translation is MKDPVGLPILEFSQAGEARRMALSLASSLGFNETERGKVGIVVTEMANNLVRHATDGQLLLQAVEKNNIVGIEILALDKGPGMSNISECLRDGYSTAGTPGNGLGAIARLSTVFDIHSVPSVGTALLSQLWASPNQELPLRSNIDIDIDIGVVCLPKIGEEVSGDAWAIDRCGDRTLLLVADGLGHGPLAAEASLEAVRIFRENVCQSPKEIIEAAHAALRSTRGAAMAIAEVNFEKQAVCFAGVGNISATVLSPNQEIGLARSYSMVSHNGTVGHEVRKIQEFVYQWSKGGILIMHSDGLGTQWRLDRYPGLAAKHPSLLAGVLYRDFTRHRDDVTVLVAREN
- a CDS encoding anti-sigma regulatory factor, which translates into the protein MSINTSADVVLVRQAVRQFAVELGFSLIDQTKIVTAASELARNTLDYGGGGTVKLEALDEGIRRGLRLTFEDSGPGIPNIDLALKDGFTTGGGLGMGLSGTKRLVNEFNIVSHVGEGTCVTITKWK
- a CDS encoding STAS domain-containing protein is translated as MERIPILQMGEFLLVTIQVDMHDRLAMTLQDDLTNRITQTNARGVLIDISALEIVDSFIGRILGNIAKMSQVLDAQTVVVGMQPAVAITLVELGLSLTGVRTALNVEKGMTLLQRSLRRDSGYRVSTPRGFLDGDAQA